From Yersinia hibernica, a single genomic window includes:
- a CDS encoding TIGR04211 family SH3 domain-containing protein — MQKLHLICLAMLSLILSLSAYAEEKRYISDELDTFIRSGPGNQYRIVGTLKGGDEVALISVDDSTNYGQIRDSKGKTTWIPLGQLSETPSLRVRVPDLEQQVKTLTDKLANIDNSWNQRTAEMQQKVAASDSVISELQKENESLKNQLVVAQKKVSAVNLQLDDKQRTIILQWFMYGGGVAGIGLLLGLILPHLIPSRKKNNRWMN; from the coding sequence ATGCAGAAATTACACCTAATTTGCCTTGCCATGCTAAGTCTCATTCTTTCCCTGAGTGCTTACGCGGAAGAAAAACGCTATATCTCTGATGAGCTGGATACTTTTATTCGTAGTGGCCCCGGTAATCAATACCGCATTGTTGGCACGCTAAAAGGTGGCGATGAAGTTGCCCTGATAAGCGTTGATGACAGCACAAATTATGGCCAAATCCGCGACAGCAAGGGCAAAACCACCTGGATCCCGCTGGGTCAACTGAGCGAAACCCCCAGCTTACGTGTTCGGGTTCCTGACCTTGAGCAGCAAGTTAAAACACTGACCGACAAATTGGCTAATATTGATAATAGCTGGAACCAGCGCACCGCAGAAATGCAGCAAAAAGTGGCGGCCAGCGACAGTGTCATTTCCGAATTGCAAAAAGAAAATGAGTCACTGAAAAACCAGTTAGTTGTTGCTCAGAAGAAAGTCAGTGCCGTGAACCTGCAATTGGATGACAAGCAGCGCACCATTATTCTGCAATGGTTTATGTACGGCGGCGGTGTCGCGGGAATTGGCTTGTTATTGGGCCTGATACTGCCACACTTGATCCCAAGCCGTAAAAAGAATAACCGCTGGATGAACTGA
- a CDS encoding multifunctional CCA addition/repair protein — protein sequence MEIYLVGGAVRDSLLNLPVTEQDWVVVGATPEQLLVQGYQQVGKDFPVFLHPVSHEEYALARTERKSGQGYTGFTCYAAPDVTLAEDLLRRDLTINAIARSSDGELFDPYNGRQDLENKVLRHVSDAFGEDPLRVLRVARFAARFAHLGFTIAPETQALMAKMAESGELAALTPERVWKETEKALKTSSPQIYFQVLRECGALAVLFPEIERLFGVPAPEKWHPEIDTGIHTLMTLAIAAQLSPEVDVRFAALCHDLGKGLTPKEFWPHHHGHGPAGVKLVEQLCQRFRVPNPVRNLAKLVAEYHDLIHTVNKLRPETLLKLFDAIDVWRKPERLEQMIMTSEADARGRTGFEKNPYPQGDYLRAAFRIANGVSVQEVVASGLQGLAIRDELKRRRQLALAQWKLTQEVIPQ from the coding sequence ATGGAAATCTACCTGGTCGGCGGTGCCGTCCGCGACAGCTTATTAAACCTGCCAGTCACTGAACAAGATTGGGTCGTCGTCGGCGCTACCCCAGAACAACTGCTGGTACAAGGCTACCAACAAGTGGGTAAAGATTTCCCGGTATTTCTTCATCCTGTCAGCCATGAAGAGTACGCCCTGGCCCGCACCGAACGTAAATCGGGCCAAGGTTATACCGGATTTACCTGCTATGCCGCCCCTGACGTTACCTTGGCAGAAGATTTACTGCGCCGCGACTTAACCATTAATGCCATTGCCCGCAGCAGTGATGGCGAGCTATTTGATCCCTATAATGGCCGACAAGATTTAGAAAACAAAGTCTTGCGCCATGTTTCTGATGCTTTTGGCGAAGATCCATTGCGTGTTTTGCGTGTGGCGCGTTTCGCTGCTCGATTCGCTCATCTGGGATTTACTATCGCCCCAGAGACCCAAGCATTGATGGCGAAAATGGCTGAAAGTGGTGAACTGGCGGCTTTAACACCAGAGCGCGTGTGGAAAGAAACTGAAAAGGCGCTGAAAACATCAAGCCCACAAATCTATTTTCAAGTGTTGCGTGAGTGTGGAGCACTGGCGGTGCTGTTCCCTGAAATTGAGCGCTTATTCGGTGTTCCTGCGCCAGAAAAATGGCATCCGGAAATTGATACCGGCATTCACACACTGATGACGCTGGCCATTGCCGCTCAACTCAGCCCTGAGGTTGACGTGCGCTTTGCTGCACTTTGTCATGATTTAGGTAAGGGACTGACACCAAAAGAGTTTTGGCCACATCATCATGGGCATGGCCCGGCAGGCGTCAAGTTAGTCGAGCAGTTATGCCAGCGCTTTCGGGTGCCAAACCCAGTGCGAAATTTAGCAAAATTGGTGGCGGAATATCATGATCTCATTCACACAGTGAATAAACTCCGCCCTGAAACTCTGCTCAAACTGTTCGATGCTATTGATGTGTGGCGCAAACCAGAGCGCCTTGAGCAGATGATAATGACCAGTGAAGCAGATGCCCGAGGCCGCACCGGATTTGAGAAAAATCCGTATCCACAGGGTGATTATTTGCGGGCCGCATTCCGTATTGCCAACGGGGTATCGGTGCAGGAAGTGGTTGCCAGTGGGCTACAGGGTTTGGCAATTCGCGACGAACTGAAGCGCCGCCGCCAATTGGCTTTGGCACAATGGAAACTCACTCAAGAAGTGATTCCACAATAA
- the bacA gene encoding undecaprenyl-diphosphate phosphatase, whose product MTDMYSLFVAFVLGVVEGLTEFLPVSSTGHMIIVGELLGFTGDKAKTFEVIIQLGSILAVVVVFWRRLFGLIGIHFGQVPHEGKTSGHLTLGHILLAMIPAVGLGLVFHDVIKSLFNPQSVMYALVAGGILLLAAEWFKPKNPKSIGLDDITYRQAFAIGCFQCLALWPGFSRSGATISGGMLVGVNRYAASEFSFILAVPMMLGASGLDLYKSLHFLSWGDLPMFAVGFITAFVVALIAIKTFLSLIKRISFVPFAIYRFIVAAAVYWVFMS is encoded by the coding sequence ATGACGGATATGTATTCGCTGTTTGTGGCTTTTGTATTGGGTGTGGTTGAAGGGCTGACCGAATTTTTGCCTGTTTCATCGACGGGTCACATGATTATTGTCGGTGAGCTGTTAGGTTTTACCGGCGATAAAGCAAAAACCTTTGAAGTCATTATCCAGTTAGGGTCGATTCTAGCCGTGGTGGTGGTGTTCTGGCGGCGTCTATTCGGCCTGATTGGTATTCATTTTGGTCAAGTCCCTCATGAGGGGAAAACCAGCGGCCATCTGACATTGGGCCATATTTTATTGGCGATGATTCCGGCGGTCGGTTTGGGATTGGTTTTTCACGACGTCATCAAATCGTTATTCAATCCGCAAAGTGTGATGTATGCATTGGTCGCTGGCGGTATATTGTTGCTGGCAGCGGAGTGGTTTAAACCGAAAAATCCTAAGTCGATTGGGTTGGACGATATTACTTATCGCCAAGCTTTTGCCATTGGCTGCTTTCAGTGTTTGGCTTTGTGGCCGGGTTTCTCTCGCTCTGGTGCGACGATTTCTGGCGGGATGTTGGTCGGTGTTAACCGCTACGCGGCCTCTGAATTTTCCTTTATTTTGGCTGTGCCGATGATGCTCGGGGCCAGCGGATTGGATTTGTATAAAAGCTTACATTTCCTGAGTTGGGGCGATTTGCCGATGTTTGCCGTCGGTTTTATCACCGCCTTTGTTGTCGCGCTGATTGCCATCAAAACCTTCCTGTCACTGATTAAGCGTATCTCTTTCGTGCCTTTTGCGATTTATCGCTTTATTGTCGCCGCCGCGGTGTACTGGGTCTTTATGTCGTAG
- the folB gene encoding bifunctional dihydroneopterin aldolase/7,8-dihydroneopterin epimerase, producing the protein MDIVFIEELSVITTIGVYDWEQTIQQKLVFDIEMGWDNRKAAGSDDVNDCLSYADISDAVIKHVESQRFALVERVAEEIAGLLLQQFNSPWVRIKVSKPGAVAQARNVGVVIERGQRPS; encoded by the coding sequence ATGGACATCGTATTTATTGAGGAACTCAGTGTCATAACCACCATCGGTGTTTATGACTGGGAGCAGACCATTCAGCAAAAGCTGGTGTTCGATATCGAAATGGGCTGGGATAATCGTAAGGCCGCTGGCAGTGATGATGTCAATGATTGCCTGAGCTATGCAGATATCAGTGATGCCGTGATCAAGCATGTTGAATCGCAGCGTTTTGCCCTGGTTGAGCGGGTGGCCGAAGAGATAGCCGGGCTATTACTCCAGCAATTTAATTCGCCTTGGGTGCGGATTAAGGTCAGCAAACCAGGTGCAGTTGCTCAGGCGCGCAATGTTGGGGTGGTGATTGAACGCGGTCAGCGGCCCAGTTAA
- the plsY gene encoding glycerol-3-phosphate 1-O-acyltransferase PlsY — MSAIALGMIIFAYLCGSISSAVLVCRVAKLPDPREHGSGNPGATNVLRIGGRTAAATVLIFDVLKGMLPVWIAYLLHVSPLYLGLTAIAACLGHIYPVFFHFKGGKGVATAFGAIAPIGWDLTGLMTGTWLLTVLLSGYSSLGAIISALIAPFYVWWFKPQFTFPVAMLSCLILMRHHDNIQRLWRGKESKIWDKLRKKKQKTPAEEAAELEEKED, encoded by the coding sequence ATGAGTGCTATCGCGCTTGGCATGATTATTTTCGCGTATTTGTGTGGCTCTATTTCCAGTGCGGTCCTGGTCTGCCGGGTTGCCAAGCTACCCGATCCGCGTGAGCATGGCTCCGGTAATCCCGGGGCCACCAACGTACTACGCATCGGTGGCCGCACGGCGGCGGCCACGGTACTGATTTTCGATGTGTTGAAAGGGATGTTACCGGTTTGGATTGCTTATCTGCTACACGTTTCGCCACTGTATCTTGGCTTGACCGCCATTGCAGCCTGTCTTGGTCATATTTATCCGGTATTTTTCCACTTTAAAGGTGGTAAAGGCGTCGCCACGGCATTTGGTGCCATCGCGCCTATTGGCTGGGATTTGACCGGCCTGATGACCGGCACTTGGCTGTTGACCGTGCTACTGAGTGGCTATTCATCTTTGGGCGCAATTATTAGCGCATTAATCGCCCCCTTCTATGTCTGGTGGTTCAAACCGCAATTTACCTTCCCGGTGGCCATGCTGTCCTGCCTGATTCTGATGCGCCACCACGATAATATTCAACGTTTATGGCGCGGCAAAGAAAGTAAAATCTGGGATAAGCTCAGAAAGAAAAAACAGAAAACCCCGGCCGAAGAAGCCGCCGAGTTAGAAGAGAAAGAGGATTAG